TCTCCCCAGTCCAGGTACCCACTGGGGACACAAGAAAACAGGCTTGCCCAGGAAAGCGCAAGGCTTCTCCATAGTAAAGTGCCACCTGGGTGTGTGGCTCCTGCAAGCCCTTCTGAGCCTCCTGTTCTTCCTCCACGGCTCGCTGCGCCCGGGCAGCATCACACAGGTGCATTCcagaggtgagggcaggagcTGCAGGTTGGCCATGTTGGGACCCCAGTTGGCCTGCCTACCCACCCATCCTTCTCAGAGCAGCCATCTCTTTCCAcgtggccccttcctccttaTCTTGCCCTTCCAGGAAGCCAGTGCAGGAAGTGGGCTTGGGCCTGGCTTCCTGTCGCCACTGGATCTCCCCCCGCCCTCCCGCCCCTGGGTGGCTCTTCTCAGGGAAGGCCCATGAGATGTGGGatttcccctccaacacacaccaAGCCCTTCCATAGAGAGCCATCCTCTGGGCATTGAGGGCCATTTGTGGCCTCCTCGCAGAGAGGCCTCTGGTTCCCACCAGTTGGAGAAGAAGCTGCCCCCTGTTGGGAACGTGAGGGCGGCCTGAAACTCCCCACGAAGAGCTCCTGGGGGTCAGGCCAACTTAGAATTCCAAATTGCTAGGGCAAGGTATGGTCCTCTCTGAAGCagtgtcttgtcttgtcttgtggGGCTCTTGGTCTAGAACCTTCACCTGGCTGTACTGGATAGGCTGTCACCGGACCCTGGACCCCAGCACTGCCACTTGAGTGCCCCTTCTAGAGACCCAGAGGCAGGCCCCAGTGTATAGGTCAtgatttgtgttcccaaaatgaaaagagctgattttttccccagttatgtttgttataaaaaagaaatttagtaaagatggaaaaagaactCTCTTGAAAGTTCACCTTACCCAGATGAGTTTTTAAATTCCATCCTTTATCTGCTATCATTGCAGTAACCACAgacttttttcctgaaatgtttcTTCCTCTCATCTGGTGAATTCCTCTCCATGAACACCCAGCTCAGATGTGGCCTCCTCAGATCGAGTTAACTCCCAAATACACCTGGCCGAATCACTCTTGGTTCTGTCGGGGCTGCCTTCTGAGGCGTGGGCTCGGCAGGAGCTGGCTCCTGGCAGATGGGGTCCAGCGAAGCTCTGTCTCTCACTAGCTTTCGGTTGGGCAAGTTCCTCAGTCTCGAAGCCGCAGTAGCCCCATCCGTAAAGTGGGTGTGATGATAACCATCAGTGATGCTGAAAATGAAAGGCCTAGCTAGAGCTGTGTGTATTAACATGGATATGTCTCAGAAGCATCAGTTGAGCTAAAAGACGCAAGTAGCAGCAGGACCTGTGTGCTTTGATGCTATTGATAAGCTTGGAGGGCTACGCCTGGTCCTGTCGAAGGTGTAGGTGTATACAGCATGAGCCACAAAGAAATGCCCAGAATGGTCAGCATCAAGCCCAGAGGGCAGCTGCCTCTGAGATGGCCGGGGTAGGGGAAGTGGTTTCTGAGACTTTTCTGTCCTAAACTGGGAGGCAGGTATATGTCCTGGGGTTGGGCAGTTAGGATGTGTTTCTATGGAGGGATGAACACTTCTGCACCCCCAGTGCTGTGATGAGCTGGCAGATTTGTGGGCACTGAAGCTCCAGGCATGCCCAGAGCGGGGGGCTCCACAGCCCTGATGAAACAGACCAGTCATGTGCTTTTGTCTGCCTTTCAGCTTCCCTTGTCACTGCTGAAAACAGCTCAGAATCACCCAATGGTGAGTATGTGCAGGTCTGGGATGGCAAGTTTCAGTGGCTTCCAGCCTCAGCTCAGGGTCAGGGACACTGGGCAAAGGGTGAGGTGCCTCCAGCCAAACCTGCTTTCTACCTGTCCATGAAACAGTGGTTtgacctcttccctctcccacacaTCTCAGGACCTGTatcattgctgctgctgctcaaagtaatacatgcttatttaaaatgtcaaatagttaggggatggtatagctcagtggtagagtgcatgcctagcatgcttgaggtcctgggttcaatccccagtacctccttgaaataaataaataaataaataaacctaattgcacCCCCccaaaagtttttaattagaaaaaaaaatcgaaTACTAGAGAGACCTAGAAAGCAGAAGCCCCTCTTCATTTACTTCCCAGTTATTTAACTAATTCTTTGATACATACATGTCCAGACTTAATGTGTATGTAAatgtgaatgattttttaaaaaaatcttatttatttattatgaaagtataattgatttacaatgttatgttagtttctacTGTTCAGCTGagtgattcaattacacatatatatattttttatttttatgtgttttatttatttttggtagggggaggtaattaggtttgtttatttactcttagaggaggtattggggattgaacctaggacctcatgcctgctaagctcacgctctaccactagagctataccctccccccatatattgtttttcattataggttgtttcaaggtactgaatatagtttgctTTGCTacacaataggaccttgttttttatctagtaaatgtgaatgatttttttaaaacatggatgTGCTCGTGCAACACATATTCCCTAAACTGCTTTTGTCCTTCGTGACCCAGTGTGGGGTCTGTCAATAGGTTTTGTGGTCTTCTGTTTTTGGATTCAGATAttattcacataccatacaattcaacCTTTTAAAAGAGTACAATTTGGGAGCATTCAGTCCATCTCCCACGTTGTGCCATGTGCCACCACCACTTCTGTGCAGTTCCAGAGCAATCCCGTCACCCCAAAAGGCAACCCCGTCTCCCTTAGCAGTTGCTctcactgccccctgccccctcagcccttggcaaccactcatctgctttctgtctctggatttgcctgttctagacatTTCCTGTAAGTGGGGTCATATACTGTGTGgcctttcatgtctggcttctttcaatcagcgtgatgtttttgaggtttgtccatgttgtagcGTGTGTTGGGGCTTCATTCCTTAAGGCTGGatgatactccattgtatggacacACCACattatatttatccatttgtccattgGTGatgtggacatttgggttgtttccactttttggctatttgtgaatattttggcTGCCATGAACATCCGTGTATACATTTTTCCATGGatgtgtttcttcatttctcttgggcagagAACtgaattgattcttttttaaatctcaccCTTTTCCCTTCCCAGCAATAGCATGTCTTCAGAATTACGTGCTTTTCCCCAAACACATCAAAATAGACGAGTAATTATTGCAATGAAAAACAGTGTTTCCAGACCATCAATGCTCAGGCATATGCCATCACTGGGCACCCACCTGCCCCCTGGGACGCCTCCTGGCCCCTGGCCACCCTGTTACCCTAACCTTACTCGTTCCTTTAAagatttgtaggtttttttttttttcccaccaagaggaaaaaaaaagtggcttcATTGTAGTGCCCAGCAAAGCGTATAGAGAAAGCAGAGCACATTGCTTCTAAGACTAGGTCATCATTGAAGAGGGTTGGGGCACTATATGCTGTGGCCACTGGGTCCTGAGAAGAGCCGAGGATGTGTCTGAATGGGGCCCAGTGAGAAAGAGCCACTCTTAGGCTTAAGGCTCTACCTTCCTTGGGGCCCAATACTAACGTGGAACCCACTTCTCTCCAGTTGGTGGAGCTCAAAAACGGGGAGACATACAACGGGCACCTGGTGAGCTGTGACAACTGGATGAACATCAACTTGCGGGAGGTGATCTGCACATCCAGGGTGAGTCCCCTGTGCCCCGAGTTTGCGCCCGCTGCCTGGGGGCCCAAGGACAGCACCGGTATGGTGAGCACCAAAAGTGGGGGAAGTGTGGCTGGGAATGTGCACTTGGACCTGGGGCTTACTGAGCCTCAGCATTCTCACTTCCAAGTGGGGTGAAGGCCCCTCCTTGGGCCCCGTGGGAGGAGTGGGACGGGGCATACTGCAGCCTATACTGCAGGTCATCCTGCTGTGGGTGACTCCTCATGGCGGGCGGGGCCCGAGGGACTGGGCAGGATGTGGAGGGAACAGACGGACAAGGCTCCAAGTCTCTAGTGCCCTGGACTCTGAACCTGACCCTGAGGGACTTAGGCCTTGGGGTACTTCTGGCTGTAAATACCTGCTCTACAAGGAGGGGGTGGTCTCTGGGCCCACCTCTCCTTGTCAGCCTCTGCTGCCTTTGGTCCTGGCTGTGGGCATTGCCCACCATTCAGGCCGTGGTGGCATGGCCCTGGGATGTCCAGTCCACCCGGTGGCTTGTTTACCTCCTCAGACCTGAAACCAGGAAGtacagggccagggctggggagaatgTCACCCAAGGTCAGAGGCCTTCCCCGCGTTGGGGTGATCCACAGAGTGCCGAGGATGAGGACGGTGGTGAAGGCTGGACTCCCTCCCACTAACCTGCACTGGGTTCTGCTAGAGCTTTCCTTTCACCTGGATTCCGGTCTCCGGGAGGGCATGACCCCCTCCCCGCACCTGCTCAGCTCTGTGACCTGCTTCTTGTGACCGAACTCCTGGTGGCAGGTGTCTATTTCCAGTGTGGCTGCAGTGTCCAGCTGAGTGCATGTCTTCCTGCACACAGCCCATAGGCCTAGGATCTAGAACCAGTCACTGGGTCTCAGAGCAAGGTCAGTCCAGCCTCCATGGCCAGCTGAGTCTGGACATGTGGCTCCCCCCACTCTGTGACCCAGTGGttgggaggagaggctggtgtgAGGTACGATCTCACTCAGGCCAGGGgcgtcctcatctgtaaacaggtagtggcagcccctccctcccttgggCAGCgggctgagaaaccacagaagagcAAGGGTTGAGAGGCATTTAGCTGCCCCCATGAAAAGCAGAAGAAGCTGTGTTCCTCCTGGGAGTGTGCTGGGCTTGGCCTGTCCTTAGCTGAGGGAAAGTTGAGCCCTGAGCACCCAGTCCCAGCCCTAAGCTTCCACAGAATCTTTGTTTCTGTCTGGCTGTACTTTGGATCCCCAGGGACTTGGCCCCTCAACTCCCCTTTCTGGGAAGGAATGCTCTGAGGCCTCTTGGGGTTCCTCTATGGGTTGGGGGCTCTTAATGTGTGTTCCTGGGAAGAGTTGGTCTTCAAACATTCCCTTTGTCCCTGCCTAGTGCCTCCACTGGGCTGGGCCGGACCGACCCAGGCACCGCTGACAAGTGTCAGGCAGGAGGACTGGGGGTTTTGAGGAGGCTGGAAGCAAAGCCTGTTGATGGCTAGAGTTAATCAGACAACGAAAAGGTGGGAACAGCGTGTGCAGAGTGCTGGGGGCCAGAAGCCCACTGTGTGTGTTCCCGAAAATTCCAACTGGAAGGCAGATTGAGTGCTGAGAGAGGgcagccagggtggggctggatcTTGGGCCCTCTGGAGCCACGCTGAGGAGTTTGGATCTCATCCTTGGGCTGACAGGGTCCTGATTGGGATCTAAGCAGGGAGATGTCTTGGTCTGATTTATAGGGGcgtgtgggggttggggagagcaCTGCCCTGGCTTCTGGCttggggcagcaggggtggggctgaagaGCTCATCTGATGGAAGAAGCCCTGGTCTCCTGCCCaagggcagcaggaggaggctggCAGTGGGGAAGGCCTTGTGCTGGTCACAGGGTGTatggtggagggggcggggcattCTTCCTATGAACAGCAGGGTTGGCGTTGCCCTAGAGTCTGCAACGTTACAAGCCCCCTTGTCTCTAGCCTCCATTAGCTCCCCTGAAAACTGGCATCACTGGAGCAGCCCCTGGCTGGCGCCagacctgcctccccacccctctcctagCCCTCTTCACCTGTCAGGCAGAGTCTCCATCCTGCTCGCGGGTGTCCCCTGCCCAGCTCAGACCCTGTCAGGAGATACTTGGGTGAAGGAATGAGTCAGGACATGTAGAGAGGGTTCCAGAAGATGAGTTCTGggaagctgggggcaggaggtggaaggAGCTAGGCTGTGGCAGCACCTGGCATGTGGGACAGACTCACCCGTCTTTGGGCTTTGGGCTGCATCCCACACCCGAGGGCAAGCTGAGGACACGGAGGCCTTCTCACgtggccccaccccaccctcctcatgTTGGAAGGGCTGTCCAGGGTCTGGAGAGATCCTGCTGGAGGGGGACCCTTCTTATGTCATGTCCAGGACAAGAACTTTGCAGCCTGAGAAGGTGGTGCCCGGCACAGGCGGCCTGAGGGGACAGATGCTGCCCGCGCTGTCTGCATCCATTCTGCGGGGACAGCCCCTCTTCCCCAGATCAGACACCTCCCTTCTCGTGCAGGATGGAGACAAATTCTGGCGGATGCCTGAGTGCTACATCCGCGGCAGCACCATCAAGTACCTGCGCATTCCTGATGAGATCATCGACATGGtcaaggaggaggtggtggccaAGGGCCGTGGCCGAGGTGGCctgcagcagcagaagcagcagaagggCCGTGGCATGGGGGGTGCCGGGCGAGGTaggctcccctctccccccttcTCCCCTAGCAGGCTGGCCACCTGAAGCTGCCAGGGCCTCCCCACTGTGGGGTGAGAGCAGCACGTGGTGTCTGTCCCAGCCCAGTGTTGACATTCTTGGCTGGTGCCGTCACGgtgccccaggcctggctctgagcCCCTCCTACATAAAGCTGAGGGCTCATGACTCACGGGGTGCTCCTGTGTGGAACGGCTGATGCTGTTGGGAGCCTGGCTGAGTCCTGGTGGTCAGTGCTGACTCCCCCGCCCACTGGGGCCCTCCTGCAGTGGCTCTTGATGCTCCTTAACTCCAGGTCCAGCCCAGACTAACCCAGCGGGACTCGAGCCCTGCCTCTGTTTCCTGGCAGGTGCTCTGGGCATCTCCCCGAGGAGGCTCAGTTTCCGCTCTGCAGAGAGGGTTCCATGGTGCCTGCCTCATCAGGCTGCTGCTGAGGACCCCTGGTTCAGGGCCAGTATGGGACCCTTCCCTGCTGTGACTCCTTATACAAAGCTGGCATCATATCATGCCTTTTTGATAGATTCCCACCCACACCACCCTGAGATTATAAATCTggcataaaatttaaaagctgacTTGTGCAATCAGCTGTGGCCTGAGCCCAGAGGCCATCTGCAgatcccacccctccccacctctcccacccaGCTCTTGTTCTTAGAGGGACCTGGTTTTGTCTCTTCCATCTGGAggggcctcctgtgtgccaggaagGACACAGCAGCCAGCCCTGAGCCAAGGCTCACATGTTGGTCAGTGACATGTGAGgaaccagagggaagagggcaggagggcaTTCCAGGTGGAGGGTAGCCAAGGCCTGGGTGTGAGCAGGGCCCTTGGGGGTTTCACGACCTGTCCTGAGGGCTGGGCTCTTCACTGGGGGCCACCAGTGTTCAATAAGCTGCCCGAAGGAGCTGGGAGGTTGGGGAGAGTGGCTTGCTGGGGCTGCTCTGAACACAGGCCATGGGGCCCTCACCAGCAGGTGGAAATCTCGCAGGAGCCCCCAAGTGGCCAGGCTCCCCTTGGCGACGCTGGTCTTGCCCTGTGAGAGATGAGGTTAGGCAGACCCTGCCAGCATTGGCTTCTGTCCCCAAAGGGCCCCCCACTGCATATTTGTGGCAGAAGGGGGCTGTGTGTACATTTCTGTGTCCCCATGCTACCCTGATCCTTCTGGGACCTCCTTGGGCAGGGGCACACCTGATCCTCAACTACTTGCTTCCTTCCAGCAGCACTGCCACGTGCTCCATGTAAAATGTCTTTTGGAAATAGCCCCACCGCTGGCTGCAGAGGTCGGAGCTCAGGaggctccccttcccctctccaggcTGGATACACAGGAGACCCCCCAGTCATTTCTCTCCTGGGACAGACATGGGCAGTGCTAGAGCCAGGGAGGCCTGGGTCGCCTGGTGCAGTCGCCAGCCTCACAGCTGGGGATCATTGCCTCACCCCTGGACTGAGTCCAGCCCTTGTCCTAGCGTTGTTCCgtcctcctcctggaagcccttcTGGCTTTGTCCTTCCAGTGACCACCCACCACCTTAGCCCCCCGCCCTCTTCCCAGGACGCCTGCCCCTAGCCCCAATGTGACTTGGTGCCAACCTCTGTCCTCTCTGGTATCCCTGGCTCCCCTGGGAGGCCTGGTCTTGTCCCTTGTCACACTGAGAATGTTCTGGAGCACTACCTAtgccctgcccctccacctcaGGTTTTCAGCCtgccctcctctttggagatacTGTCACtgcccccactttacagaggtggaagctgaggctcagaggggtttgATGACTTGGCCATAGTCCAAGGGTTCCCATCCCTGTTCCCAGTCCACTGTGgggcctcccagcccagctccgcTGCAGCCCCTTTCCTCTGTCCCACAGGTGTGTTTGGCGGCCGGGGCCGAGGCGGGATCCCAGGCACTGGCAGAGGTCAGCCAGAAAAGAAGCCGGGCAGACAGGCAGGCAAACAGTGAGCCACCCTCCGTTCCGCAGAGGCTGAGctgcctctgccaccaccaccgccaccgccaccaccgAGCATCTGCTCCCACCCCCGAGGCTGCTTTTCTACTCTCCAGTTCATGAGTCAAttcagaacaaaaagaagaggcagGTGTCGGGGGAGGACCCCTTGCCTGTCATCTTGTGagcctcctcttttttttttttttaagccagcaGTTCTACAGTTGGAAATGTTATTCTGTGCTTCTGGTTTGGTGAAGTCACAGCCAACTTGATTCCTGGAAGATCCTGTGTTTAATGCATCCTTAAAGCCCGCGCTCTTGTTTTCAGGGCCGGCATTTTTCCAAACaggtttgttttgcattttgtgtTAGACCCCCGTGTGGCGAACAGATGGGAGGTTTTTCATTTTAAGCTGTTTGCACTGAGATTGACAGCCTGGAGAGTTTCCTGAAACACGGACCCTGAAATTGCCTTTGCAAAACAAATCCGGACTAATGGATGCCTCAGAAGCTGTCCCAGGGTGACGCTGGGCCCTGTCCCTtcgcctcctctctccctctgtgtgttacagaaataaaaacaaatacaactaCAAATGGCAAATCCATAATTCCTTTGAACCGTTGGGTTCATCTTGTGTGTTCTCAGGAAATCACAGACCCATGAAAGAAATTTCCTTTTGCAGGCTGTGGCCTCTCACTAAGGGGAAGCATTTCACCGGGGCACAGGTTGCAATGTCCCTCAATGTCCTCTTACGAAAGTTGAAAAGCAAGACTGGTGCCTGGGCAGTGGGGGAGAGAGTGGGAGCcgtgtggaggtgggggagggaagtcCTGGGCGGGAGCCAGCGTGACACCCACATGGCCTGGCTTTGCCACCAAGGTTCTGCCCTCTGTCCCTGTTTCGCAAGCACCATTCACACCAGAGTTCACCAAGAGAGAGGCTGTGACGGGCAGCTGCCTCTAGGAACAAGTGAGGGAGGTTTTCGTGAACCTTTTACCTCCTCTCCAAGTCAGGGAACCACCTGTCCACATCTCAGTGATTTGCCTGAGAGGCTGAGCCAGCGCTTGTACAAAATGCTTCCAGtgatgggggaaggtatagctcagtggtaaagtgcatatggagcatg
The genomic region above belongs to Camelus ferus isolate YT-003-E chromosome 22, BCGSAC_Cfer_1.0, whole genome shotgun sequence and contains:
- the LSM4 gene encoding U6 snRNA-associated Sm-like protein LSm4 encodes the protein MLPLSLLKTAQNHPMLVELKNGETYNGHLVSCDNWMNINLREVICTSRDGDKFWRMPECYIRGSTIKYLRIPDEIIDMVKEEVVAKGRGRGGLQQQKQQKGRGMGGAGRGVFGGRGRGGIPGTGRGQPEKKPGRQAGKQ